From the genome of Candidatus Hydrogenedentota bacterium:
TTCGTATTTTTTCATGCGTTCGTACAAGGCGCGCCGTGAAATGCCGAGAACCCGGCAGGTGGCGTTGATTTCGCCGCGGTTGTCGCGCAGGGCGGCTTCGATGACAGTGCGTTCGGTATGTTCCATTTCGTCGCGGAGACGTCCGGGGGTGGCCGGCAACGACAACAACCGGGCGCCTGAAAGGCTATCGTCCGGTTCGAAGGCCCCGCAGACGCCGTCTCTCGCAGTAATCATCATCCGCTCGACGACATTGCGTAATTCACGCACATTGCCGGGCCAAGGATGGCGCAGCATTTCCTTCAAGGTGTCTTCGGGGATTTGGGGGATTTCCATGCCGTAGCGCATCGAGGCCTGCTTCAGGAAAAGGGCGGTCAACAACGGAATATCCTCGGTGCGTTCCCGCAACGAGGGCACGGAAATGGTCAACACCGCAATCCGGTGATAAAAATCCTCCCGCATGCGGCCCATGCGCACCTGCTCGACCAAATCGGCCTTGCTCGCCGCGATCAGGCGGACATCGGCCTTGCGCGGCAGATCCCGGCCCAAGGGCTGGACCAACCCGTCTTCAATCACGCGAAGCAGTTGAACCTGCGCCCGTTCCGAGATGCTTTCGATTTCGTCGAGGAGCAGGCTCCCGCCCGCAGCCGTTATCAGTTTCCCGTCGCGATCGGCATCCGCCCCGGTAAACGCGCCGCGCACATGACCGAACAATTCGCTTTCGAGCATGGTTTCCGGCAAACCGCCGGCGTTGACCGGCACAAAGGGCTTGTCGCTTCGGGCGCTTTGCTGATGAATGGCGCGGGCGACCAGTTCCTTGCCGGCGCCCGTTTCGCCGAAGATCAAGACCGGCGCATCCACGCGAGCCACCGCCTCAATCTGCGCATACAAATCCCGCATTGCACGGCTGCGGCCGACCATTCCAAAGCGTCCGTCTTCTTCGGGCGAGAGCATGGCCAGTCGCCGCCGGAGTTCTTCGCTCTCGCGACGAAGGGTCCGGCGTTCGACCGCGCGCGCCACGCCGGCCAACAGCACATCGTCCTCAAATGGTTTTTCGATAAAATCATAGGCGCCCGATTTCAGGCACCTTACCGCCATGGAAACATCACCATGACCGGTTATCATGATGACAGGGCATGTGTATCCCTGGCGCAAC
Proteins encoded in this window:
- a CDS encoding sigma-54 dependent transcriptional regulator, with protein sequence MAVIDDDDAARMSIGQMLKLRRYEVALFASAEAALASPRLMDMDCIVTDIKMPGMDGEAFLAETLRQGYTCPVIMITGHGDVSMAVRCLKSGAYDFIEKPFEDDVLLAGVARAVERRTLRRESEELRRRLAMLSPEEDGRFGMVGRSRAMRDLYAQIEAVARVDAPVLIFGETGAGKELVARAIHQQSARSDKPFVPVNAGGLPETMLESELFGHVRGAFTGADADRDGKLITAAGGSLLLDEIESISERAQVQLLRVIEDGLVQPLGRDLPRKADVRLIAASKADLVEQVRMGRMREDFYHRIAVLTISVPSLRERTEDIPLLTALFLKQASMRYGMEIPQIPEDTLKEMLRHPWPGNVRELRNVVERMMITARDGVCGAFEPDDSLSGARLLSLPATPGRLRDEMEHTERTVIEAALRDNRGEINATCRVLGISRRALYERMKKYELYKETYR